Proteins encoded in a region of the Drosophila sechellia strain sech25 chromosome 2L, ASM438219v1, whole genome shotgun sequence genome:
- the LOC6611364 gene encoding zinc finger protein 135 — translation MDKLKYSRCPLKKRPIMVEESSTEDHLSHDEGPVDLSVASAAVPMEPHWMAKSEPEPQPVPTELRRRFDAAMNQTKEQLARRIWEETREIARAFPDVFTREEIAKSLARLGYGEFELPPEEEVMEPEPEPEQHLPLRYARDASPTIIKAEPADEEQFPLRNYNNNLLKSIAEYEDCMKMQNIKEEIAPTPSPQLFYPPPTPLAEPEDLSVTQRRVLSENMNLQNVARALLSMQHMAPQHAPPPMDMEEDQENQDINQLKIKSSNDLYYQCQQCNKCYATYAGLVKHQQTHAYESTEYKIIRSQPGGSGAIVDQTEFCTDQASALIQAANVASAQSMQKPVGVPRYHCQDCGKSYSTYSGLSKHQQFHCPSAEGNQVKKVFSCKNCDKTYVSLGALKMHIRTHTLPCKCPICGKAFSRPWLLQGHIRTHTGEKPFSCQHCNRAFADRSNLRAHMQTHSDVKKYSCPTCTKSFSRMSLMAKHLQSGCQTEQSGGPSGSGGGFDQQQLQQHLQGYEEGHNPHQLYYAGSVGSSNGEEEEGGDYQLPPPAIY, via the exons ATGGATAAGCTCAAGTACAGCCGCTGCCCGCTCAAGAAGCGTCCGATAATGGTGGAGGAGTCCAGCACAGAGGATCACCTAAGTCATG ATGAAGGACCCGTGGACTTGAGTGTGGCCTCAGCTGCAGTGCCTATGGAGCCCCATTGGATGGCTAAATCCGAACCAGAACCTCAGCCGGTGCCCACGGAATTGAGGCGACGCTTCGATGCCGCCATGAATCAGACCAAGGAGCAGTTGGCCCGTCGCATTTGGGAGGAGACCCGTGAGATAGCCCGCGCATTTCCGGATGTCTTCACCCGGGAGGAAATCGCCAAGAGCCTGGCTCGCCTGGGCTACGGTGAATTCGAGTTGCCACCCGAGGAGGAGGTAATGGAGCCGGAGCCGGAACCAGAACAGCATCTCCCTCTTCGATATGCCAGAGATGCTAGCCCAACCATAATCAAGGCTGAACCCGCTGATGAGGAACAATTTCCCCTGCGAAACTACAATAACAACCTACTCAAAAGCATAGCCGAGTATGAGGACTGTATGAAAATGCAGAACATCAAAGAGGAGATAGCACCCACTCCATCGCCCCAGTTGTTCTATCCACCCCCGACTCCACTGGCCGAACCGGAGGACCTTTCCGTAACCCAGAGGAGAGTGCTGAGCGAGAACATGAATCTGCAGAACGTGGCCAGAGCTTTGCTTAGCATGCAACACATGGCTCCGCAACATGCGCCGCCTCCGATGGACATGGAAGAGGATCAGGAGAATCAGGACATCAACCAGCTGAAGATCAAGAGCAGCAATGATCTGTACTACCAGTGCCAGCAGTGCAACAAGTGCTATGCCACCTATGCAGGATTGGTGAAGCATCAACAAACGCACGCCTACGAAAGCACTGAGTACAAGATCATTAGAAGTCAGCCTGGAGGATCAGGTGCCATAGTCGACCAAACCGAGTTCTGCACGGATCAAGCTTCTGCTTTGATTCAGGCAGCTAATGTAGCCTCAGCACAGAGCATGCAAAAGCCAGTGGGAGTGCCGCGATACCATTGCCAGGATTGCGGAAAGAGCTACTCCACCTACTCGGGACTCTCTAAGCACCAGCAGTTCCATTGTCCGTCGGCCGAGGGCAACCAAGTGAAGAAGGTTTTCAGCTGCAAGAACTGCGACAAGACCTATGTGTCCCTGGGCGCCCTGAAGATGCACATTCGCACACATACCCTGCCCTGCAAGTGCCCCATCTGCGGCAAGGCCTTTTCGCGACCATGGCTCCTCCAGGGTCACATACGCACCCATACGGGAGAGAAGCCCTTTAGCTGCCAACACTGCAATCGGGCCTTCGCCGATAGGTCAAATCTCCGCGCGCACATGCAAACCCACTCGGATGTGAAGAAGTACTCGTGCCCCACCTGCACCAAGTCCTTCTCGCGCATGTCCCTGATGGCCAAGCACCTGCAAAGCGGTTGCCAGACCGAGCAGAGTGGAGGTCCCAGTGGGTCAGGAGGGGGCTTTGATCAGCAGCAGCTACAGCAGCACCTCCAGGGCTACGAGGAGGGACACAATCCACACCAACTCTACTACGCCGGCAGTGTGGGCAGCAGTAATGGCGAAGAGGAGGAGGGCGGGGACTACCAATTGCCACCACCGGCCATTTATTAA
- the LOC6611366 gene encoding damage-control phosphatase ARMT1: protein MGWRASTHSDKSTTTDLFEGPTPRHSLLSGRYKQSFAYLTLRTRMPGIMQQIIMRLLSDLPDLVNKYGEEVRKDVKQIVDAVERLKMALNRDRQFLLFHGAEPDKVEWNAFITEMPRPKKSFFRACWLHAECYLYRRIFSFFENSRHLQKYDCFDHLKKEDLMLSEVAMSALAKATRGLAKSFDVFSKLLRINLWGNHFEMQIGAFRFTEEDSKDDINVLVKVADIDRILLVDDTTLIWNCLVLASKSSGNRIVDFICDNGGFEFFTDMLLLEYMVDNNLATQVRLHVKAIPWYISDVTRADIEWTLDFLTGHRDECLSALGKKWTHLMNTQKIVIAPTSYFWTGPQPYFVMVESDIELYRMLTTSKLAIFKGDLNYRKLLGDFIWDSTEEFITCLRGFRPTNICAMRTVKCEVICGLSEGLADSLLKNDHNWMISGNYGVIQYTDSLKCSCALPGKDSSEKNTRMLGMVVPQSERSTLITNK, encoded by the coding sequence atGGGCTGGCGTGCCTCAACGCACTCGGATAAGTCCACTACCACAGATCTTTTTGAGGGCCCAACTCCTCGCCATTCCCTGCTGTCCGGAAGATACAAGCAGAGTTTCGCCTATTTGACGCTTAGGACTCGGATGCCGGGAATTATGCAGCAGATTATTATGCGGCTCCTATCTGATTTGCCAGATCTGGTGAATAAATATGGCGAGGAAGTGCGCAAGGATGTCAAGCAAATAGTGGATGCCGTAGAACGACTCAAGATGGCACTGAACCGAGATCGACAGTTCCTGCTGTTTCACGGCGCTGAGCCGGACAAGGTTGAGTGGAATGCCTTCATAACTGAGATGCCACGTCCCAAAAAGTCCTTCTTTCGCGCCTGTTGGCTTCATGCCGAGTGCTACTTGTACAGACGAATCTTTTCCTTCTTCGAAAACAGTCGCCACCTGCAGAAATACGACTGCTTCGATCACTTGAAAAAGGAGGATCTGATGCTCAGCGAGGTGGCCATGAGTGCCCTCGCTAAAGCCACGCGAGGATTGGCCAAGAGTTTCGATGTATTCAGCAAGCTTTTGCGGATTAACCTGTGGGGAAATCATTTCGAAATGCAAATTGGCGCCTTTAGATTCACGGAGGAAGATTCCAAGGACGATATAAATGTGCTGGTTAAGGTGGCTGACATCGATAGGATCCTCCTCGTCGACGACACCACTCTGATTTGGAATTGCTTGGTGTTGGCGAGCAAGAGCAGCGGGAATCGCATTGTGGACTTCATCTGCGACAATGGAGGGTTCGAGTTCTTCACGGATATGCTGTTACTGGAATATATGGTGGACAATAACCTGGCCACCCAAGTGCGTCTCCACGTCAAGGCCATTCCGTGGTATATATCCGATGTTACCCGTGCTGACATTGAATGGACTTTAGATTTTCTGACTGGACACCGGGATGAGTGCCTTTCGGCGTTGGGCAAAAAGTGGACACACTTGATGAATACCCAGAAAATCGTTATAGCTCCTACATCGTACTTTTGGACTGGGCCACAACCATATTTCGTTATGGTGGAATCGGATATCGAGCTCTATCGTATGCTTACCACCTCCAAACTGGCCATATTCAAGGGCGATCTCAACTACCGAAAGTTGCTGGGTGACTTCATATGGGATTCCACAGAGGAGTTCATCACTTGCCTGCGCGGCTTTAGACCCACCAATATATGTGCTATGCGAACTGTCAAATGCGAAGTGATTTGCGGACTGTCGGAGGGATTGGCGGATTCGCTCCTAAAGAACGATCACAACTGGATGATCTCGGGCAACTATGGCGTTATCCAGTACACCGATTCACTGAAATGTTCCTGCGCCTTACCAGGCAAAGACAGCAGTGAGAAAAACACTCGTATGCTGGGTATGGTTGTGCCCCAGTCTGAAAGGTCGACCTTAATCACCAATAAATGA